Part of the Gemmatimonadota bacterium genome is shown below.
GGTGGGGACCGGAAAGGTCGTCCGCGTGGGACCGGGGCACCTGATGCCCAATCCGGACTACAACGAGGGCGATCCCGTCACGAGACCGGCCGAATCGGTGCGCTATCTGCCGCTTCAGGCACAGCCGGGCGATTTCGCCTTCTACCTGCGCAAGGAGTCCATCGAGATCAATTACCAGGAGAAAACCTATATCATCGTCCCGCACAACGCCATCCTGGCGCTGGTGCGATCCGACGGCAACGTGCTGCAGGACCTCGAGGACCTGCTGGGCGAAGAGTAGCTTTTACTGAAACCGGTTTGTTAACCCGAAATAAGGAGCGTGAGCCAATGAACAGGACGGCGGCCTATAGCAGGGCACAGCAAGGCATACCCGTCGCGCAACTGGGTGTCGACGTGCGCGGGGCTTTTATCACTCGTACCTACACCCATCTTCTCGGAGCGATCCTGGCATTCGCCCTGATCGAGATCTACCTGTTTCAGACCGGCATGGCGGAGTCGATCGCCCGCGTGCTGCTCGGCGGGTCCTGGCTCATCGTACTGGGCGGGTTCATCATCCTGAGCTGGATCGCGTCCCATTTCGCGCACAGTGCGCAGACCAGGGGCGGCCAGTACGGCGCGCTGGGACTGTTCGTCGTGGGCGAAGCCATTATCTTCACGCCGCTGCTCTACGTCGCCGATTCCATGGCGCCGGGCGTGATCAACAGCGCCGCCACGGTCACGCTCCTCGGTTTCCTCGGGTTGACGATCGTGGCATTTCATACGCGGAAGGACTTCTCCTTCCTCGGCGGACTGCTGCGGTGGGGGTTCATCTGCGCTCTCGTGCTGATCGTGGCCAGCGTGCTTTTCGGTTTCCACCTGGGTACGATCTTCACCGTGGCCATGATCGTACTGGCGGGCGGCGCGATCCTCTACGACACATCGAACGTCCTGCATCACTATCCGGAAGACCGGCACGTCGGCGCGGCGCTTCAACTCTTCGCCTCCGTAGCGCTCCTGTTCTGGTACATTCTGCAGTTCTTCCTGTCCTCGAGAGACTAGAGACGACAGGACATAAGGTTCCAACTCACTAATCAGGAAGGAAGTTCCGGTATGTTCAACTACAAGCGTATGAAGACTTCGTTGTCCATAGGCCTGATGGCCCTGGTGCCGGCGCTGTTCGTACTGGCTTGCGAGGGGAAGGTAGGGCCGACCGGACCGGCGGGACCGGCAGGACCGGCGGGACCGGCGGGGGTCGCCGGACCACAGGGGCCACCTGGCACGGACGGCAACACGGGACCGGCGGGACCAATAGGCCCGCAAGGTCCGCCCGGCGACGTACGGATCATCGACCTGGACCTGGTCGGTTCGTGGAGAGCCGTAGGTACGGATCTCGCTCAGACCCTTGCCCAGAACTTACGGGATTTCCTGTTGAACATAGGGGGGCTGGACGAAGCGACCG
Proteins encoded:
- a CDS encoding permease, translating into MNRTAAYSRAQQGIPVAQLGVDVRGAFITRTYTHLLGAILAFALIEIYLFQTGMAESIARVLLGGSWLIVLGGFIILSWIASHFAHSAQTRGGQYGALGLFVVGEAIIFTPLLYVADSMAPGVINSAATVTLLGFLGLTIVAFHTRKDFSFLGGLLRWGFICALVLIVASVLFGFHLGTIFTVAMIVLAGGAILYDTSNVLHHYPEDRHVGAALQLFASVALLFWYILQFFLSSRD